The Orcinus orca chromosome 12, mOrcOrc1.1, whole genome shotgun sequence genome includes the window CCATTTTAATATCTATTATCTTCAATAACTGAGAATCACAATCCAAAGTATCTATTACACCATAAGAAAGTCTTCGGAGTTACCATAAGGCTTTCTAGCATAAGGTAAATTTCAAGGCAATGTATCAAGGACTAAATTTTCTTCAACCACCAACTTAGTGATAtgcaaagataaaagaaatgtcAAGGTTAGCTGATTATCTTCCAAATAACAGGATCTAAAAGATATTGGCGGAAAACAAGGATGTGGGAGTGAGTGGATATTAGATGATAAGAGAGACGGCTAGGAAAAGGTACTGAGACTAGTTAGCATTAACTAGcatgtatttttattcattagtcaatcttttcttcatatatataattatttcaagataGCACTTCTAAACACTAaattggttcattcatttttcaaGTCAGTTGCAAAGAAATTTTGATTCTGAATATCTAAAGTTATAGCTGAGCATTTTGATATTTACCCCTAAGAATATCTGGCATTCTCAGCCATGGCTCTTGAATACATGGTTTCTTAATAAAATATCACTAAAATAGAACTGATGTTGAAAAAAATACTACCTACCTAGAGCTCAGGGTACTAGTCACAACCAAACTCCACCAATTCTTGTCAATTAGCTACTCAGTACTAAGCCAATTTACCCGATTCACATTATTTAGCTTGCACAGAAGCTagatctttttccttttaaataatttaaccaATCCTATATAAAAGCAATTTTTCAGAAAATGACACCTAAGATTGGCGTTGAATTTGGCACTTCTAGTCTACACTTTGGTACCCTGCCTCTTCTAAACTGGACACTTTGCTCTATGAATATGACCATCCGTGGAAgaactttaaagtaaagaatagGAACTTTAATTTGGATGCAAGTATTTTGTATTCATATTAATGAAAGAACCCATGCGTTCAAGGGAacggaaaaaaataaattcatgtgtAGTAATATAGAGTACTGCAATCCTAAGTAATCCAAACATATAACCATCTCCATTACAGAATTAAGCAGCCAGGTCTAATACACTACAAACCATTTGATTAAAAAGGCTTATAACCAAGGCTTTAACAAGGGAACACTGGTGAAAATAGGTTTAGAATATAGAGCCTTGTAAAATAAGATCTTTTTTCAACATTAAAACCTTGTTTCAGAAGTTCCCCGCTTCAAGTTGTTACTCAAAAACTCATCATGTTCAAAACTCAAATTATTGTGAGACCTTGAAATCATAAGAAGCTTCTCCTTATTGGTAAAGTCTTTCTTGACTGCAGCCTGGGGCACAAGCAGCCTCTCCATCGGGTCCTCTTTGTTCTCTAGTTTCATGTATCCTTTGCTGTTGCTTCGATCCAACCGAGGCCAGCTTGGATGTTTCCGTTGTTCTGCCTGAACGGTTAAGGTGGAGTGACCCCGGTCTAAGTCTAAGGATTTCGAGTGTGACGAGAGCAAATGCAAGGATGTGTTGGACCCAAACTGTCTTCTAGCATCCCCAGGAGACAAGAGCTGTCCAGCCCCAGGTCCAAGGGCCACAGAGGACTTGTACTGACTTGACAGTGACTCCCCAACGGAATTATTCCTTGGGAGCATCATACTGACTGGCTGGAAGGACTGACTGGTATTGGGCAAAGGGACCATAAGGGAGTCCATTGACAAATTCCTCGACCTACTTTTGAGGTTGTCAGCGTCCTCAGTGATGTTATCTATACTGGGCTCATCAATAACGCAATTATTAAGTTTGATCACGGGCAATGTAAAAGTACTGATGGACGATGACACAATTGACTTGGTTTCACATTTCTTAGGGCCACTGGTCTTATCATCAGTTGTCTGGGAAGGAGGTGGATAGAGGCCACAAACAGAGTTAGAGCTGTCAGAGAGCAAAGGTGGCATAAGATGTCCAAAACTCTTACTTTCACTTCTCACCAGCTCGTCCTCCTCCACAGAGCTGTCCATCCGAAAACTGCTCCTAAAACCTGAAAAAGAAGCAATGGTATTTGCTGCCAGTCTCGAGGCACAGGAGTTCCCATTCTGTTTTACTTCCATTTCCCCCATTAGACCAGGGTAGATGCCATTCATATGCTTTTGCTCCTTGATTCTTAGCGTGTGGATGTCGATGACTGTGGAATAGATATCCCTCATGTGTAtgacttttgtttctttgtcaCGGTTCTCGTGAAGAATGGCGTTagcacaaatgaaaatgaaaatgccaaTCCCCATTGTGAAAGGGCCAAGCATTTTCATGTTATCGGAATGCAAATGCTGCTCAAAGAAGCGAACCACCACACCACCTTGGCTCCGGATGACCTGAGTTTCGTTTGTTGACAATGTCGTCTCAGCATCGATAAAACGTTCTTTTTGAGGCCAATATCCAAGGACTGCCATTGCGATTCCTACAATGGAGATAAGGACTCCTAAAATGAGGAAGAAACCAGATGGGGAATAAAGCCGGATTTTGCCGCGAACAACCACGACATCGGCCCGAGGTCGACGCCTGGCCGGTTTCTTCTCCTGGGCAGCAGGCGACGGGCTGAGGTTGACATGATGCTGCGATCTGGCGGAGTCTTGCCTCTTCAAGGCGGCCAGGCCTGTTATCACTCCACCAGTTGCTATCATAGTTCAGTCTTTTATgctgaaaagaagagaaaaagacgaCAATCTTAAGTATGTTCTGAGGTATGCAGAGCAGTTCAGCACTTGTTTATATAAGacgttatggaaaaacccgagcgaacattttggccaacgcTGTATATTGTTGTTATTGCTTCATATAATGCAATGGGGCCGAGGAATAAGGCTTTAATTTGGGTAGAAGTTTTGTTTATTGACTAATGTAAAATTCTGGATATTTCCTTTTTTGGCTGAATTAGTGTTTCTATTATTAATGAAATGTGAGCTCAAGgtatattttacttaaataatTTTATCACTTATTATATAAAACAGTTCCTTGGTCACAAGATACACAtattctctatctctgtctctctctctctctctgtctctgtctctgtctctctcacacacacacatcatcctTCATTATctgttattttaaagaaacagaaaaatccagaaCACTTAATAGGCCCCAAACAAACTCTAGATTTACAAATAGAATACATTCCAGCAACTCACAGTTCTAAGACCATTCTTGTGAAGGTCACCAATGAACTCTTACCTACCACGTTTAATTTCTCCTGCTCAATTCTCATCTTCCTCACTTCTCTCTTTCCGTGGATATTACCTGACCCTTCCTTTCTTGAAACTCTCTCTTGTCCAGCTCTTTATGATACTAAGCCTTCTGCCTCTTCCCTGACCTCACTGACTATTTCGATTCTGGCTCATCTTCTCTCACCTACAAGTAGACCACCTTCCCTCCAGTGTCCTGTCCTTGGCCATCTTCTCTTTATGCTCCCCCTTGGTATTCATTTTCCCTCCCACGCTTTCCACCATTTCCTTTAAGCTAATAAGTCCCAAGTCTGTATTTCAAACTGTGGCCTGAGTTTCAATTTCACATTTCCAGCTCTCCACTGGgggacatatatatgtacattgaTGCTCCTCTAGCAAAGCTGAACTCACCTTCCATCCCACAGCACACAGAGCTGGACTCACCTTCCACCCATACTACTTGACTTGTCTGACTTTTTCAATGCTCTCAGTTCTCAGGCTTGACTCTCCATAGTTACCTTtaactcctcccttccttcttcctctcatcTTCCAATCAGGTTCTAACTCCTAGAAATGTTCACTATAGAATGTCTCTCAGTTCTACCCCTTCATTCCAATCCTGCTCTTCCCAGCCTAGTGCAGGTCTTATGAACTCTTACTAGACCATTATAATAACTTCCCAACTGGTCTTCCAAACTCCATTTCTCTTCGTCCACAATCAAGCTCACACGCTGAGGGCAGATTAATTATCCTAAAATACAGTTCCAAAGTTGTTTAAAgagtggaagaatggataaaatattCCCCACTACCTACCAAAGTTTTAATCTGGGATTTCAAACCCATGAATTCAACTACTGCATTTAGCTTCATCTCCAGCTGCTCTCTTTCATTTACAAAAACTAAAACGCAACCATATTGCCTGTGCTCCATACTATACCATTTCTGAGACTCCGTTAATAATGTTTCATCTGTCTAGATCCCCCTTTTCACATATTTCACATATTATCATCTGGCTAATCACTGAAGCTGATATTCCACTTCCTTTGTAAAGCCTTCTCTGACTCACTACGCAAACTCCTACACGCGTTCATTCCTCAGAACACTTTAGCAAGTGTTCTATGGCACTCACCATATTATAATGTCTTAGTTCTTCCACTTCTTGTGGTCAAACATCCAGTTCAATCCACATTATTATtatcagaaatatttaatataataccTTACACATAGCTAGTGTCAAGAGATATTTGCTAAAATGCTCAGTAAGGGAGTAATACTTTTCCTGAGATTTGCTATATAATCATAATATTACTATACTAACTTTCCTAGTTAAAAATTTGAACAAATTTAATACCAAAATAAACAGCAACATTTTGTGACTTGGTAAAATGGTTGTCATCATTTGTGATGAATAGCTCTCAAGCGGCCAAATCTGGCTGGTAGAAAACAGAGAATATTTTAAGACCCACAAGGTCTCTGGCAAAGTTCTGAGAGGGTTGCTTCATAGCATCGAATTCTGTCTTGCAAAATCAAGCTCTCCTTTTGAATTTCTATTTATGATTTTTGAATTGTCCTTAAATAACAGGGTCGTGGATGGTATCTATAGTTTTAGCTAGCTGAACTGGCTGGTGAGTAAATCCAGCCTTCGTTGGAATTGTAAGTTAGATTAAAGTTAGTTGAATATTGGAAGAACAAACCATATTATAACCCATAGCTCTAGTCTGTGAAATTTATCAAAGTATACATACTGTAGCTTAGAACCTTTGCCAAACCTTGGCTAAAACAAAGCTTAGTGTCAACCTACGTTTTCTTGAACGAAAAACAGCTTCGAGCTCTTGAAAAAATGCTTAGATTACATAGGAGCCATCTAACTCAATTATTTCCATAATGGCAGGATAAGAATTTTGTCTAAACTCTTTCTGAATAGAATGAAAACAAGGGCAAAAGACTCGCATCTGGTTTAAAAGCAGCCTCGGTGAATTCCCATTCCATACACATTCCCAGTCCTCCCCAACTTGGGAAAACATTTTCTGCTGGTGATGCCATTTTCTATTCCTGAAGCTGATAGAGGAAAAGGggctggaagagaaagaaaatagtttgaGAAATACAGATGAGGAGAGAAGGTGGAAAAGTGCAGTGAGTGACTGGGCTCTTCTGTAAGCAAGCAAAGCCAGTCAgaagagacaggaagaaaaagcAGGGCCGTTTAAGAGTGTGAGCGAAGGGAGGACAGATTCCTGGAGGAGTTGATAAATCGAGATGAGACTGAGGGGGAGACAGAGGCTCACACAGCTTCTTCAGCCAGTCCGCCCTGGCCAGCCGGACAGGGGCACCAACACGCCCAAGGATCGGCAAGCTCAGGGTGGGTGTCTGTCCTCCCTCAATTCCAATCCAGGCAATTCAACACTACGTGAGCCTCTCTTGGGATTCAGGACCCCAAACTGACCCTGAGTTGGCAAAGCAAAAGTGCGCAAACTCAGTCCCTGCTTCAAAGAGCTTGCAAGCTAATGAAGGGGCTCATACACCTACATAAAACATAAGGTGGTAACCCCTAGAATACAAGTTTCAATCAGGGAGGACCTTGACAGCAGGCTTCATGCAGGCGAGAGCATTCTAACATTTATCACGGTAAAAAAATCACGTGAATGGTACTTCGGGTaaggtcaagaaaaagaaaggctgggGAACAGAGCTCTGCCCAGCCTTTGGCACCCAGCGCGGCACTGAGGGAGGGAACCAGGCAAGgctagagagggagggggagggccagGTCTTGGGAGGGAGTAAGAGTCATTCCCGAATGCTTGAATGCTACACTCACACTCAGTGGAGTTGGAGGAAGATGCAAAACACAGTTGTTGCCATCTTAGGAAAATGAATCTCAACTTGTAGATGAAAGCCGTAATGAGGGACTGATATTGGGAAATAGCATGAGGATGCTAAAGGCAGCTTTGCAATAAGAAACTTAGTGAAACTATAAAACCTAGAGGCAGTGAATGCACAGGCCTCAGCATCTTCAAACTGCAATGTCAGCTTGGTCCAATGTGTTCAGTACATGCAAAAACAGCTAAGTCTACTTCTTTATTTATGCTGCAAAGCCACATCTCTTCCATCCTACACttttatgacttttctttttttgctggtGGTGAAGGGATTGGAGTATAGGGACCCCGTTCACTACAGTTTTCTTATTGTAACAAATCATAGCATCCTTCTAagttttaataataacaataatcgtaataatagctaacacacaGTGCTCATAGGCACCACTCGAAGTGTTTTAGGTATAAGAACATATTTATTCTCACAGCAATTCTGGAGGTGGACACAATCATTATGATCTCTATTTtgcagatgataaaactgaggctcagagagtttaggtgacttgcctaaggtcacacagctcagaggTGGCTCCAGAGCGTATGCTCTTACAGAATTTGAGACGGGGACGGGCCTCTAAATTTGCTCTGAATTTGCTTTTGCTTGAGGTCTTCTTTCCCTGTCCGTTTTCTTATTTTGATTCCTGTTTCTGCCAGAACACCAGACCCTAAAGAATGCTTTGTGCCTTTAGAACTGTGACTATGAACCAACTGACTTCCACTTCCATTTCATGGGGAGTAGATGAGGGTGAAGACCCGTCCTTGGGTGAGC containing:
- the TMEM200A gene encoding transmembrane protein 200A; this encodes MIATGGVITGLAALKRQDSARSQHHVNLSPSPAAQEKKPARRRPRADVVVVRGKIRLYSPSGFFLILGVLISIVGIAMAVLGYWPQKERFIDAETTLSTNETQVIRSQGGVVVRFFEQHLHSDNMKMLGPFTMGIGIFIFICANAILHENRDKETKVIHMRDIYSTVIDIHTLRIKEQKHMNGIYPGLMGEMEVKQNGNSCASRLAANTIASFSGFRSSFRMDSSVEEDELVRSESKSFGHLMPPLLSDSSNSVCGLYPPPSQTTDDKTSGPKKCETKSIVSSSISTFTLPVIKLNNCVIDEPSIDNITEDADNLKSRSRNLSMDSLMVPLPNTSQSFQPVSMMLPRNNSVGESLSSQYKSSVALGPGAGQLLSPGDARRQFGSNTSLHLLSSHSKSLDLDRGHSTLTVQAEQRKHPSWPRLDRSNSKGYMKLENKEDPMERLLVPQAAVKKDFTNKEKLLMISRSHNNLSFEHDEFLSNNLKRGTSETRF